The following coding sequences are from one Xiphophorus couchianus chromosome 22, X_couchianus-1.0, whole genome shotgun sequence window:
- the LOC114137530 gene encoding mitogen-activated protein kinase kinase kinase kinase 4 isoform X11: MANDSPAKSLVDIDLASLRDPAGIFELVEVVGNGTYGQVYKGRHVKTGQLAAIKVMDVTEDEEEEIKLEINMLKKYSHHRNIATYYGAFIKKSPPGHDDQLWLVMEFCGAGSITDLVKNTKGNQLKEDWIAYISREILRGLAHLHAHHVIHRDIKGQNVLLTENAEVKLVDFGVSAQLDRTVGRRNTFIGTPYWMAPEVIACDENPDATYDYRSDLWSCGITAIEMAEGAPPLCDMHPMRALFLIPRNPPPRLKSKKWSKKFFSFIESCLVKNYTQRPPTEQLLKHPFIRDQPNERQVRIQLKDHIDRTKKKRGEKDETEYEYSGSEDEEEDPPEQEGEPSSIVNVPGESTLRRDFIRLQQENKERSEALRHQQLLQEQQLREQEEYKRQLLAERQKRIEQQKEQRRRLEEQQRREREMRRQQEREQRRREQEEKRRMEEMDRRRKEEEERRRAEEEKRRNDREQEYIRRQLEEEQRHLEKLQEQLLREQAMLLEFKWRELEEQRKAERLHKRLQQEQAYLLSLQHESKPEPGDKTNPPPDLSKPPQTSTLPPDGAHTPSPKAEGLDAAASESTKAPLVVPGDGAKSQLGEQDGSDESTPPVTETPTDSKAPQAESLEAAAHPPQPIREADERFRKNIQGSPQSAPPSKQPPLPPRSSEPYSNGGSASEATAMHRPMEPQVQWSHLAALKSSNSAAPSPPPPVVSRSQSFSESGGVSSSFAQLHLRSQDPHHHHHPLPVRPDPQPQPPLHHPQAQTRLERQTSGEEVPPKVPVRTTSRSPVLSRRESPLPSQPNQRSVGSNVEQRPLWDRVEKLQSRPGSGSSSGSNASSQASPGDRFRPRSSSKSEGSPLQRPENIPKKQEEKNSSRPTRPAGDMDLTALAKELRAVDDVRPPHKVTDYSSSSDDSGTTDEEDEEEVDQEAGDESTSGAEDSRTGRLSNGETDSAKTMLVDDLESEQATTPSKDGTLVIRQSQSENNSMSKHKSSSSFTPFIDPRLLQISPSSGSSLNNMAGFGQEGRLADPLRSDPSRKGSVVNVNPVNTRPPSDTPEIRKYKKRFNSEILCAALWGVNLLVGTESGLMLLDRSGQGKVYPLINRRRIQQMDVLEGLNVLVTISGKKNKLRVYYLSWLRNKILHNDPEVEKKQGWVNVGDLEGCVHYKVVKYERIKFLVLALKNSVEVYAWAPKPYHKFMAFKSFGDLVHKPLLVDLTVEEGQRLKVIYGSCSGFHAVDVDSGAVYDIYLPTHIQTNIQCHAIIILPNTDGIELLVCYEDEGVYVNTYGRITKDVVLQWGEMPTSVAYIRSNQIMGWGEKAIEIRSVETGHLDGVFMHKRAQRLKFLCERNDKVFFASVRQGGASQVYFMTLGRSSLMSW; this comes from the exons CTGCCATCAAAGTCATGGACGTCACAGAG gatgaagaggaggaaattAAACTGGAGATCAATATGCTTAAGAAGTACTCCCACCACAGAAACATAGCCACCTACTATGGTGCTTTCATTAAGAAGAGTCCCCCGGGACATGACGACCAGCTCTGG ctggTGATGGAGTTTTGTGGTGCTGGTTCGATCACAGACCTGGTGAAGAACACAAAGGGAAACCAGCTGAAGGAAGACTGGATTGCCTATATTTCCAGAGAGATTCTTAGA GGTTTGGCCCACCTACACGCCCACCATGTGATCCACCGTGACATCAAAGGCCAGAACGTCCTGCTGACTGAGAACGCTGAAGTAAAGCTGG TGGATTTCGGTGTGAGTGCCCAGCTGGATCGGACAGTCGGGAGGAGAAACACATTCATCGGGACTCCATATTGGATGGCCCCAGAGGTCATCGCTTGTGATGAGAACCCAGATGCCACATATGATTACCGA AGCGATCTGTGGTCCTGTGGCATCACTGCGATCGAGATGGCAGAGGGCGCGCCGc CGCTTTGCGACATGCACCCCATGCGAGCGCTCTTCCTCATCCCAAGAAACCCTCCTCCGAGGCTCAAATCCAAAAAATG GTCCAAGAAGTTTTTCAGCTTCATAGAGAGCTGTCTGGTGAAGAACTACACGCAGCGGCCTCCGACTGAGCAGCTACTGAAGCATCCCTTCATCCGGGACCAGCCCAATGAGCGGCAGGTCAGGATCCAGCTCAAAGACCACATCGACCGCACCAAGAAGAAGAGAGGGGAGAAGG ATGAAACTGAATATGAGTACAGCGGCagtgaggatgaggaagaggatcCTCCAGAGCAGGAAGGAGAGCCGAG CTCTATCGTCAACGTGCCGGGAGAGTCGACTCTGCGGCGCGACTTCATCCGCCTGCAGCAGGAGAACAAGGAGCGGTCAGAGGCGCTCCGccaccagcagctcctccaggagCAGCAGCTCCGTGAGCAGGAGGAGTACAAGCGCCAACTACTGGCCGAAAGACAGAAACGCATCGAACAACAGAAGGAGCAGAGACGGCGGCTAGAAGag CAACAGAGACGGGAGCGGGAGATGAGGAGGCAGCAGGAGCGTGAGCAGCGCCGGcgggagcaggaggagaagagGCGAATGGAGGAGATGGATCGCCGGcgtaaagaggaggaggagcgccGGCGAGccgaggaggagaagaggaggaatgACCGCGAACAG GAGTACATCCGGCgtcagctggaggaggagcaaCGGCACCTGGAGAAACTTCAGGAGCAGCTGCTCCGTGAACAGGCCATGTTGCTG GAGTTCAAGTGGCgtgagctggaggagcagcgCAAGGCAGAGCGCCTGCATAAGCGCTTGCAGCAGGAGCAGGCCTACCTGCTGTCGCTGCAGCATGAATCCAAACCGGAGCCTGGCGACAAGACAAACCCCCCACCAGACCTTAGCAAACCCCCACAGACCTCCACTCTGCCCCCCGACGGAGCCCACACCCCTTCCCCTAAAGCCGAGGGCCTTGACGCCGCTGCTTCCGAGTCCACTAAAGCCCCTCTGGTTGTCCCCGGAGACGGCGCTAAGTCCCAGCTAGGAGAGCAAGATGGGAGTGATGAGAGCACCCCCCCTGTTACTGAAACCCCCACTGACTCTAAAGCTCCCCAGGCAGAAAGTTTGGAGGCTGCCGCTCATCcccctcagccaatcagagag GCTGACGAGCGTTTCCGAAAAAACATTCAGGGCTCCCCTCAGTCCGCCCCTCCTTCCAAGCAGCCCCCTCTGCCTCCCCGCTCCTCTGAACCTTACTCCAACGGCGGCTCGGCTTCGGAGGCCACCGCCATGCACCGACCCATGGAGCCTCAG GTCCAGTGGTCCCACCTGGCTGCTCTAAAGAGCAGCAACAGTGCGGCCCCTTCTCCTCCTCCGCCCGTGGTCTCTCGCTCCCAGTCCTTCAGTGAGTCTGGCGGCGTGAGCTCTAGCTTTGCACAGCTTCACCTGCGCTCCCAGGACccccaccatcaccaccacccaTTGCCTGTACGCCCCGACCCCCAACCCCAACCTCCCCTCCACCACCCCCAGGCCCAGACCCGGCTCGAACGCCAGACCAGCGGCGAGGAGGTTCCTCCCAAG GTACCAGTGAGGACAACATCCAGGTCTCCTGTGCTGTCTCGCAGAGAGTCCCCGCTGCCATCTCAGCCCAACCAGAGGAGCGTTGGCAG TAATGTGGAGCAGCGCCCCCTGTGGGACAGAGTGGAGAAGCTGCAGTCTCGGCCCGGCAGCGGCAGCTCCTCGGGCTCCAACGCCAGCTCCCAGGCCAGTCCGGGTGACCGTTTCAGACCACGTT ctTCGTCTAAATCTGAAGGCTCGCCTCTGCAGCGTCCGGAAAACATCCCAAAAAAGCAAGAAGAGAAGAACTCCTCCAGGCCTACTCGGCCAGCC GGTGACATG GACCTGACTGCTCTGGCCAAGGAGCTGCGTGCGGTGGACGACGTGCGGCCTCCTCACAAGGTGACCGACTACTCCTCATCGAGCGACGACTCCGGCACCACGGatgaggaggacgaggaggaggtgGACCAGGAGGCGGGAGACGAGTCCACCTCAGGAGCTGAGGACTCCAGGACGGG GAGGCTGAGCAATGGAGAGACTGATTCAGCTAAGACCATGCTGGTGGACGACCTGGAGAGCGAACAAGCCACCACTCCCTCCAAAGACGGCACCCTGGTTATCAGACAG TCCCAGTCAGAGAACAACTCCATGTCCAAACACAAGTCCTCTTCATCGTTCACACCCTTCATTGACCCTCGTCTTCTTCAGATATCTCCATCCAGCGGCAGCTCCCTTAACAACATGG CTGGATTTGGTCAAGAAGGTCGGCTCGCTGACCCACTGAGGTCCGACCCGTCCCGCAAAGGATCGGTGGTCAACGTCAACCCTGTCAACACGCGCCCACCAAGCGACACTCCAGAGATCCGCAAGTACAAGAAGAGGTTCAACTCTGAGATCCTGTGTGCAGCACTCTGGG GAGTGAACCTGCTGGTCGGGACAGAGAGTGGGCTGATGCTACTGGACCGAAGCGGTCAGGGGAAAGTCTACCCACTGATTAATCGACGTCGCATCCAGCAGATGGACGTCTTGGAGGGACTCAACGTTCTGGTCACCATATCAG gtaaaaagaacaaactgcGAGTGTACTACCTGTCGTGGCTCAGGAACAAGATTTTGCACAACGACCCTGAAGTGGAAAAGAAACAGGGCTGGGTGAATGTGGGCGACCTCGAGGGCTGCGTCCACTACAAAGTCG TGAAATACGAGAGGATTAAGTTCTTGGTGTTGGCCTTGAAGAACTCTGTGGAAGTGTACGCCTGGGCTCCCAAACCCTACCATAAATTCATGGCATTCAAA TCTTTTGGCGACCTCGTGCACAAGCCTCTGCTGGTCGACTTGACTGTGGAGGAGGGtcagaggttaaaggtcatctACGGCTCCTGCTCAGGCTTCCACGCCGTCGACGTGGATTCCGGCGCCGTCTACGACATTTACCTGCCCACACAC ATCCAGACCAACATTCAGTGCCACGCCATCATCATCCTCCCCAACACGGACGGCATCGAGCTGCTGGTGTGCTACGAGGACGAGGGCGTCTACGTGAACACCTACGGACGCATAACCAAGGACGTGGTGCTGCAGTGGGGAGAAATGCCGACTTCAGTGG CCTACATTAGGTCAAACCAGATAATGGGCTGGGGAGAGAAAGCTATCGAGATCCGCTCGGTGGAGACGGGACACCTGGACGGCGTCTTTATGCACAAAAGAGCCCAGAGACTTAAATTTCTTTGCGAGAGGAATGACAAG gtcTTTTTCGCCTCCGTGCGTCAAGGCGGCGCCAGCCAGGTGTATTTTATGACCCTGGGACGCTCCTCCCTTATGAGCTGGTAG
- the LOC114137530 gene encoding mitogen-activated protein kinase kinase kinase kinase 4 isoform X4 produces the protein MANDSPAKSLVDIDLASLRDPAGIFELVEVVGNGTYGQVYKGRHVKTGQLAAIKVMDVTEDEEEEIKLEINMLKKYSHHRNIATYYGAFIKKSPPGHDDQLWLVMEFCGAGSITDLVKNTKGNQLKEDWIAYISREILRGLAHLHAHHVIHRDIKGQNVLLTENAEVKLVDFGVSAQLDRTVGRRNTFIGTPYWMAPEVIACDENPDATYDYRSDLWSCGITAIEMAEGAPPLCDMHPMRALFLIPRNPPPRLKSKKWSKKFFSFIESCLVKNYTQRPPTEQLLKHPFIRDQPNERQVRIQLKDHIDRTKKKRGEKDETEYEYSGSEDEEEDPPEQEGEPSSIVNVPGESTLRRDFIRLQQENKERSEALRHQQLLQEQQLREQEEYKRQLLAERQKRIEQQKEQRRRLEEQQRREREMRRQQEREQRRREQEEKRRMEEMDRRRKEEEERRRAEEEKRRNDREQEYIRRQLEEEQRHLEKLQEQLLREQAMLLEFKWRELEEQRKAERLHKRLQQEQAYLLSLQHESKPEPGDKTNPPPDLSKPPQTSTLPPDGAHTPSPKAEGLDAAASESTKAPLVVPGDGAKSQLGEQDGSDESTPPVTETPTDSKAPQAESLEAAAHPPQPIREADERFRKNIQGSPQSAPPSKQPPLPPRSSEPYSNGGSASEATAMHRPMEPQVQWSHLAALKSSNSAAPSPPPPVVSRSQSFSESGGVSSSFAQLHLRSQDPHHHHHPLPVRPDPQPQPPLHHPQAQTRLERQTSGEEVPPKVPVRTTSRSPVLSRRESPLPSQPNQRSVGSNVEQRPLWDRVEKLQSRPGSGSSSGSNASSQASPGDRFRPRSSSKSEGSPLQRPENIPKKQEEKNSSRPTRPADLTALAKELRAVDDVRPPHKVTDYSSSSDDSGTTDEEDEEEVDQEAGDESTSGAEDSRTGRLSNGETDSAKTMLVDDLESEQATTPSKDGTLVIRQSTADTKRLVSLSSSSSSSPGSGPSQGVPEKNGFPGRIHHLPDLIQQSHHSPSSSPAILSSISMSPSSFSSTFQSSSSQASPGMCSQIPLDELTAIESQSENNSMSKHKSSSSFTPFIDPRLLQISPSSGSSLNNMAGFGQEGRLADPLRSDPSRKGSVVNVNPVNTRPPSDTPEIRKYKKRFNSEILCAALWGVNLLVGTESGLMLLDRSGQGKVYPLINRRRIQQMDVLEGLNVLVTISGKKNKLRVYYLSWLRNKILHNDPEVEKKQGWVNVGDLEGCVHYKVVKYERIKFLVLALKNSVEVYAWAPKPYHKFMAFKSFGDLVHKPLLVDLTVEEGQRLKVIYGSCSGFHAVDVDSGAVYDIYLPTHIQTNIQCHAIIILPNTDGIELLVCYEDEGVYVNTYGRITKDVVLQWGEMPTSVAYIRSNQIMGWGEKAIEIRSVETGHLDGVFMHKRAQRLKFLCERNDKVFFASVRQGGASQVYFMTLGRSSLMSW, from the exons CTGCCATCAAAGTCATGGACGTCACAGAG gatgaagaggaggaaattAAACTGGAGATCAATATGCTTAAGAAGTACTCCCACCACAGAAACATAGCCACCTACTATGGTGCTTTCATTAAGAAGAGTCCCCCGGGACATGACGACCAGCTCTGG ctggTGATGGAGTTTTGTGGTGCTGGTTCGATCACAGACCTGGTGAAGAACACAAAGGGAAACCAGCTGAAGGAAGACTGGATTGCCTATATTTCCAGAGAGATTCTTAGA GGTTTGGCCCACCTACACGCCCACCATGTGATCCACCGTGACATCAAAGGCCAGAACGTCCTGCTGACTGAGAACGCTGAAGTAAAGCTGG TGGATTTCGGTGTGAGTGCCCAGCTGGATCGGACAGTCGGGAGGAGAAACACATTCATCGGGACTCCATATTGGATGGCCCCAGAGGTCATCGCTTGTGATGAGAACCCAGATGCCACATATGATTACCGA AGCGATCTGTGGTCCTGTGGCATCACTGCGATCGAGATGGCAGAGGGCGCGCCGc CGCTTTGCGACATGCACCCCATGCGAGCGCTCTTCCTCATCCCAAGAAACCCTCCTCCGAGGCTCAAATCCAAAAAATG GTCCAAGAAGTTTTTCAGCTTCATAGAGAGCTGTCTGGTGAAGAACTACACGCAGCGGCCTCCGACTGAGCAGCTACTGAAGCATCCCTTCATCCGGGACCAGCCCAATGAGCGGCAGGTCAGGATCCAGCTCAAAGACCACATCGACCGCACCAAGAAGAAGAGAGGGGAGAAGG ATGAAACTGAATATGAGTACAGCGGCagtgaggatgaggaagaggatcCTCCAGAGCAGGAAGGAGAGCCGAG CTCTATCGTCAACGTGCCGGGAGAGTCGACTCTGCGGCGCGACTTCATCCGCCTGCAGCAGGAGAACAAGGAGCGGTCAGAGGCGCTCCGccaccagcagctcctccaggagCAGCAGCTCCGTGAGCAGGAGGAGTACAAGCGCCAACTACTGGCCGAAAGACAGAAACGCATCGAACAACAGAAGGAGCAGAGACGGCGGCTAGAAGag CAACAGAGACGGGAGCGGGAGATGAGGAGGCAGCAGGAGCGTGAGCAGCGCCGGcgggagcaggaggagaagagGCGAATGGAGGAGATGGATCGCCGGcgtaaagaggaggaggagcgccGGCGAGccgaggaggagaagaggaggaatgACCGCGAACAG GAGTACATCCGGCgtcagctggaggaggagcaaCGGCACCTGGAGAAACTTCAGGAGCAGCTGCTCCGTGAACAGGCCATGTTGCTG GAGTTCAAGTGGCgtgagctggaggagcagcgCAAGGCAGAGCGCCTGCATAAGCGCTTGCAGCAGGAGCAGGCCTACCTGCTGTCGCTGCAGCATGAATCCAAACCGGAGCCTGGCGACAAGACAAACCCCCCACCAGACCTTAGCAAACCCCCACAGACCTCCACTCTGCCCCCCGACGGAGCCCACACCCCTTCCCCTAAAGCCGAGGGCCTTGACGCCGCTGCTTCCGAGTCCACTAAAGCCCCTCTGGTTGTCCCCGGAGACGGCGCTAAGTCCCAGCTAGGAGAGCAAGATGGGAGTGATGAGAGCACCCCCCCTGTTACTGAAACCCCCACTGACTCTAAAGCTCCCCAGGCAGAAAGTTTGGAGGCTGCCGCTCATCcccctcagccaatcagagag GCTGACGAGCGTTTCCGAAAAAACATTCAGGGCTCCCCTCAGTCCGCCCCTCCTTCCAAGCAGCCCCCTCTGCCTCCCCGCTCCTCTGAACCTTACTCCAACGGCGGCTCGGCTTCGGAGGCCACCGCCATGCACCGACCCATGGAGCCTCAG GTCCAGTGGTCCCACCTGGCTGCTCTAAAGAGCAGCAACAGTGCGGCCCCTTCTCCTCCTCCGCCCGTGGTCTCTCGCTCCCAGTCCTTCAGTGAGTCTGGCGGCGTGAGCTCTAGCTTTGCACAGCTTCACCTGCGCTCCCAGGACccccaccatcaccaccacccaTTGCCTGTACGCCCCGACCCCCAACCCCAACCTCCCCTCCACCACCCCCAGGCCCAGACCCGGCTCGAACGCCAGACCAGCGGCGAGGAGGTTCCTCCCAAG GTACCAGTGAGGACAACATCCAGGTCTCCTGTGCTGTCTCGCAGAGAGTCCCCGCTGCCATCTCAGCCCAACCAGAGGAGCGTTGGCAG TAATGTGGAGCAGCGCCCCCTGTGGGACAGAGTGGAGAAGCTGCAGTCTCGGCCCGGCAGCGGCAGCTCCTCGGGCTCCAACGCCAGCTCCCAGGCCAGTCCGGGTGACCGTTTCAGACCACGTT ctTCGTCTAAATCTGAAGGCTCGCCTCTGCAGCGTCCGGAAAACATCCCAAAAAAGCAAGAAGAGAAGAACTCCTCCAGGCCTACTCGGCCAGCC GACCTGACTGCTCTGGCCAAGGAGCTGCGTGCGGTGGACGACGTGCGGCCTCCTCACAAGGTGACCGACTACTCCTCATCGAGCGACGACTCCGGCACCACGGatgaggaggacgaggaggaggtgGACCAGGAGGCGGGAGACGAGTCCACCTCAGGAGCTGAGGACTCCAGGACGGG GAGGCTGAGCAATGGAGAGACTGATTCAGCTAAGACCATGCTGGTGGACGACCTGGAGAGCGAACAAGCCACCACTCCCTCCAAAGACGGCACCCTGGTTATCAGACAG AGCACAGCTGACACAAAGCGGTTGGTcagtctctcatcttcctcctcttcctcgcccGGCTCCGGCCCCAGTCAGGGCGTCCCGGAGAAAAACGGCTTTCCGGGCCGCATTCACCACCTGCCAGACCTTATCCAGCAGAGCCATCACTCCCCTTCCTCTTCTCCAGCCATCCTTTCCTCCATCTCCATGTcaccctcctccttctcctccacctTTCAGTCATCCTCTAGCCAGGCCAGTCCTGGAATGTGCTCACAGATTCCCCTGGACGAGCTCACTGCCATAGAG TCCCAGTCAGAGAACAACTCCATGTCCAAACACAAGTCCTCTTCATCGTTCACACCCTTCATTGACCCTCGTCTTCTTCAGATATCTCCATCCAGCGGCAGCTCCCTTAACAACATGG CTGGATTTGGTCAAGAAGGTCGGCTCGCTGACCCACTGAGGTCCGACCCGTCCCGCAAAGGATCGGTGGTCAACGTCAACCCTGTCAACACGCGCCCACCAAGCGACACTCCAGAGATCCGCAAGTACAAGAAGAGGTTCAACTCTGAGATCCTGTGTGCAGCACTCTGGG GAGTGAACCTGCTGGTCGGGACAGAGAGTGGGCTGATGCTACTGGACCGAAGCGGTCAGGGGAAAGTCTACCCACTGATTAATCGACGTCGCATCCAGCAGATGGACGTCTTGGAGGGACTCAACGTTCTGGTCACCATATCAG gtaaaaagaacaaactgcGAGTGTACTACCTGTCGTGGCTCAGGAACAAGATTTTGCACAACGACCCTGAAGTGGAAAAGAAACAGGGCTGGGTGAATGTGGGCGACCTCGAGGGCTGCGTCCACTACAAAGTCG TGAAATACGAGAGGATTAAGTTCTTGGTGTTGGCCTTGAAGAACTCTGTGGAAGTGTACGCCTGGGCTCCCAAACCCTACCATAAATTCATGGCATTCAAA TCTTTTGGCGACCTCGTGCACAAGCCTCTGCTGGTCGACTTGACTGTGGAGGAGGGtcagaggttaaaggtcatctACGGCTCCTGCTCAGGCTTCCACGCCGTCGACGTGGATTCCGGCGCCGTCTACGACATTTACCTGCCCACACAC ATCCAGACCAACATTCAGTGCCACGCCATCATCATCCTCCCCAACACGGACGGCATCGAGCTGCTGGTGTGCTACGAGGACGAGGGCGTCTACGTGAACACCTACGGACGCATAACCAAGGACGTGGTGCTGCAGTGGGGAGAAATGCCGACTTCAGTGG CCTACATTAGGTCAAACCAGATAATGGGCTGGGGAGAGAAAGCTATCGAGATCCGCTCGGTGGAGACGGGACACCTGGACGGCGTCTTTATGCACAAAAGAGCCCAGAGACTTAAATTTCTTTGCGAGAGGAATGACAAG gtcTTTTTCGCCTCCGTGCGTCAAGGCGGCGCCAGCCAGGTGTATTTTATGACCCTGGGACGCTCCTCCCTTATGAGCTGGTAG